The Sulfurospirillum halorespirans DSM 13726 genome has a window encoding:
- the hsrA gene encoding homeostatic response regulator transcription factor HsrA, which translates to MRILIVEDEVTLNKTIAEGLQEFGYQTDSSENYKDAEYYIGIRNYDLVLTDWMLPDGDGVDLINLIKQKSPRTAAVIISAKDDKESEIKALKAGADDYIRKPFDFDILVARIEARLRFGGTNVIKIDDLTIDPDEEKITYKGQEIELKGKPFEVLTHLARHSDQIVSKEQLLDAIWEEPELVTPNVIEVAINQIRQKMDKPLEISTIETVRRRGYRFCFPKKV; encoded by the coding sequence ATGCGAATTTTAATCGTTGAAGATGAAGTAACCCTCAATAAGACTATTGCAGAAGGCTTACAAGAGTTCGGGTACCAAACCGACAGCTCTGAAAACTATAAAGATGCAGAATACTACATTGGTATTCGTAATTATGACCTCGTTTTAACAGACTGGATGCTCCCTGATGGCGATGGCGTTGATCTTATCAACCTCATTAAACAAAAATCTCCTCGCACGGCTGCAGTGATTATCTCTGCAAAAGATGACAAAGAGAGCGAAATCAAAGCCCTTAAAGCAGGTGCTGATGATTACATCCGTAAACCATTTGATTTTGATATTTTAGTCGCTCGTATCGAAGCACGTCTTCGTTTTGGCGGTACCAATGTTATCAAAATTGATGACCTTACGATCGATCCTGATGAAGAAAAAATTACCTACAAAGGTCAAGAGATTGAACTTAAAGGTAAACCGTTTGAAGTATTAACTCACCTTGCTCGCCACAGCGACCAAATCGTCTCTAAAGAGCAACTCCTTGATGCAATCTGGGAAGAGCCAGAGCTTGTGACACCTAACGTTATTGAAGTTGCTATTAACCAAATTCGTCAAAAAATGGACAAACCATTGGAAATCTCAACGATTGAGACCGTTAGACGAAGAGGTTATAGATTTTGCTTTCCCAAAAAAGTATAA
- a CDS encoding dihydroneopterin aldolase, with protein sequence MQIHIQNLTFETIVGILEEERLTPQNVTLHVKISYDYHGDNFIDYAKVSAFLESEMNAMRYFLLEDALKDLSQKLKVFYPQISKLKLKILKPDILPNAIVGVSHTIYYAQN encoded by the coding sequence ATGCAGATTCATATTCAAAATTTAACATTTGAGACGATTGTAGGCATTCTTGAAGAAGAGCGCCTCACCCCTCAAAACGTTACGTTACATGTAAAGATTTCGTATGATTATCATGGGGATAATTTCATTGATTATGCTAAAGTTTCTGCTTTTTTAGAATCTGAAATGAACGCGATGCGCTACTTCTTACTCGAAGATGCTTTGAAAGATTTAAGTCAAAAACTTAAAGTTTTCTATCCACAAATCTCAAAACTTAAACTCAAAATTTTAAAACCTGATATTTTGCCAAATGCGATAGTTGGGGTTTCGCACACGATTTACTACGCCCAAAATTAA
- the plsY gene encoding glycerol-3-phosphate 1-O-acyltransferase PlsY: protein MDFLYNINVQFYILSYLVGGIPFGLLLAKLFTGQDIREAGSGSIGATNVLRVLKETNPVLAKKLAIATVVLDALKGIVLLLVGKFLGLSIETLWAIAIFAVIGHCYSPYLKFEGGKGVATGAGVLFVMLPFETLIAFVTWFVVGKVLKISSLSSLLALCALILSSFILHPDLEGIKTHAPIFIIAFLIVYKHIPNIIRLFQGKESKVV, encoded by the coding sequence GTGGATTTTCTCTATAATATTAACGTTCAATTTTATATTTTAAGCTATCTTGTGGGCGGCATTCCGTTTGGTTTACTCTTAGCAAAACTTTTTACAGGTCAAGATATTCGAGAAGCGGGAAGTGGAAGTATCGGGGCGACCAATGTACTTCGTGTTCTCAAAGAAACCAATCCCGTGTTGGCAAAAAAACTCGCCATCGCTACGGTTGTTTTAGATGCGCTTAAAGGCATTGTCCTTTTACTCGTTGGTAAATTTTTGGGATTAAGTATCGAAACGCTGTGGGCGATCGCTATTTTTGCAGTCATTGGTCATTGCTACAGTCCTTACCTAAAATTTGAAGGCGGTAAAGGCGTGGCAACAGGAGCTGGAGTGCTGTTTGTGATGCTTCCTTTTGAAACTTTGATCGCTTTTGTGACATGGTTTGTTGTGGGCAAAGTACTTAAAATCTCTTCGTTATCATCCCTCTTGGCACTGTGTGCTTTGATTCTCTCTTCGTTTATCCTTCATCCTGATCTTGAAGGGATCAAAACCCATGCGCCGATTTTCATCATCGCATTTTTGATTGTGTATAAACACATTCCCAATATTATTCGTCTGTTTCAAGGGAAAGAATCAAAAGTTGTCTGA